The proteins below come from a single Methanothrix thermoacetophila PT genomic window:
- a CDS encoding 50S ribosomal protein L37ae, which translates to MVKQFKKGRKTRSAARFGPRYGRKIRKLVADIEEKSRVRYDCPRCNRTRVRRVGTAIWQCSKCGYEFAGGTYLPVTSAGRSVVRSMIKRAMETE; encoded by the coding sequence ATGGTCAAGCAATTCAAGAAGGGTAGGAAGACCAGGTCCGCAGCCAGGTTCGGGCCCAGGTATGGAAGAAAGATCAGAAAGCTCGTAGCCGATATCGAGGAGAAAAGCAGGGTCAGGTATGACTGCCCTAGGTGCAACAGGACCAGGGTCAGGAGAGTCGGCACTGCGATATGGCAGTGCTCCAAGTGCGGCTATGAGTTCGCAGGCGGCACATACCTTCCGGTGACATCCGCCGGAAGATCTGTTGTGAGATCCATGATAAAGAGGGCGATGGAGACGGAGTAG
- a CDS encoding shikimate kinase yields MTMRGYATAYGAATVLNAIANWKGSAFGISLRTSAEVVLDDSEGVRGDVEGIDTTLIVRCVESVLSHFDLDYGGVVRTRSEIPVASGLKSSSAAANAAVLATVDALGEEIDMIDAVRIGVEAALDAGVTVTGAFDDACASMLGGVVVTDNLKRCLLKRDELHSDVVLLIPEEQFFSRDVDVERCRALSRVADAVFEMAIEGDYAGAMTLNGLLYCTALRRSPEPIVLALRAGAAGATLSGTGPAYAALVDDISGDDVVEAWSSLGGRIIRAAVENRSARMGQADLFQEGI; encoded by the coding sequence ATCACCATGAGGGGATACGCCACTGCATACGGCGCAGCAACTGTGCTGAACGCCATCGCGAACTGGAAGGGCTCTGCGTTCGGAATATCGCTCCGAACATCAGCAGAGGTTGTGCTCGACGATTCTGAGGGTGTGAGAGGGGATGTGGAAGGCATCGATACCACGCTCATCGTAAGATGTGTTGAGAGTGTGTTGAGCCATTTCGATCTCGATTACGGGGGTGTTGTGAGGACGAGAAGCGAGATACCGGTCGCAAGCGGTCTGAAGTCGAGCAGTGCTGCTGCAAACGCCGCGGTTCTCGCTACCGTGGATGCACTGGGCGAGGAGATCGATATGATCGATGCGGTGCGCATTGGGGTCGAGGCGGCTCTCGACGCAGGCGTCACGGTGACCGGTGCGTTCGATGACGCGTGCGCCTCCATGCTCGGCGGTGTTGTGGTGACGGACAATTTGAAGAGATGTCTCCTGAAAAGAGATGAGCTTCACTCAGATGTGGTGCTCCTCATCCCTGAGGAACAGTTCTTCTCCAGAGATGTTGACGTGGAGAGGTGCAGAGCGCTCTCCAGGGTTGCTGATGCTGTGTTTGAGATGGCGATTGAGGGGGATTATGCAGGAGCGATGACACTGAACGGGCTACTGTACTGCACAGCGCTCCGCAGGTCTCCGGAGCCGATCGTCCTTGCGCTCAGGGCTGGTGCAGCCGGAGCGACTCTCTCCGGCACCGGACCAGCATACGCTGCACTCGTCGATGATATCTCAGGAGATGATGTTGTGGAGGCATGGTCATCTCTCGGCGGAAGGATCATAAGGGCAGCGGTTGAGAACAGAAGCGCCAGGATGGGGCAGGCGGATCTCTTTCAGGAGGGGATATGA
- a CDS encoding CooT family nickel-binding protein encodes MCELSVYMVAGGKKELVMESVVRIVVMDGRILFEGILGGSMEVDGKLKEVNILSQEVLIEA; translated from the coding sequence ATGTGTGAGCTGTCGGTCTACATGGTTGCCGGTGGCAAGAAGGAGCTTGTAATGGAGAGCGTGGTCAGGATCGTTGTCATGGATGGCAGGATTCTATTCGAGGGAATACTCGGGGGATCGATGGAGGTTGACGGTAAGCTCAAGGAGGTCAACATACTCTCGCAGGAGGTCCTGATAGAGGCATGA
- the rrp41 gene encoding exosome complex exonuclease Rrp41 — translation MDERVFIKDGIRLDGRRFDELRPIKMEVGVLKRADGSCYMEMGDNKVIAAVYGPREVHPRHLQEVNRAIIRYRYNMASFSVEERRRPGPDRRSYELSKVSREALEPVILTSYFPKSVIDIFVEVLQADAGTRTAGINAASVALADAGIPMRSLVSSCAAGKVDGQIVLDPMKDEDNFGQADMPIAITPTGEITLLQMDGILTRDEFRQAMELAKKGCQEIYKIQRRVLIERYSQFEDLQDEGSRR, via the coding sequence ATGGATGAGAGGGTATTCATAAAGGATGGAATTCGTCTTGACGGCAGACGCTTCGATGAGCTCCGGCCCATAAAGATGGAGGTTGGCGTGCTCAAAAGAGCCGATGGCTCATGCTACATGGAGATGGGTGATAACAAGGTCATAGCTGCTGTGTACGGACCGCGGGAGGTCCATCCCAGGCATCTCCAGGAGGTCAACAGGGCCATAATAAGGTACAGATACAACATGGCCTCCTTCTCCGTGGAGGAGCGGAGGAGGCCCGGACCAGACAGAAGAAGCTACGAGCTCTCGAAGGTCAGCCGTGAGGCCCTGGAGCCTGTGATACTGACCTCATACTTTCCGAAGTCTGTTATAGACATATTCGTGGAGGTGCTACAGGCAGACGCCGGAACCAGGACTGCAGGGATAAATGCGGCATCTGTTGCGCTCGCAGACGCGGGCATTCCTATGAGAAGCCTTGTATCGTCATGTGCAGCCGGGAAGGTTGATGGCCAAATAGTCCTGGATCCCATGAAGGATGAGGATAACTTCGGCCAGGCGGACATGCCGATCGCGATAACGCCCACCGGCGAGATCACGCTATTGCAGATGGACGGGATCTTGACCAGGGATGAGTTCCGCCAGGCGATGGAGCTCGCGAAGAAGGGGTGCCAGGAGATCTACAAGATCCAGAGAAGGGTGCTCATAGAGAGATACAGCCAGTTCGAGGACCTTCAGGATGAGGGGAGCAGAAGATGA
- a CDS encoding glutamine amidotransferase-related protein, translating into MILVLDMCYRAGSLSRYEFVDPVAAALRRAGAEIDVLHYSELDDPHGYDKIVLCGTALKDRRCFDDADQLSWIRECKLPMLGISTGAALICSILGGSVLPYIHIGMGDVKIIAETPLLGEPRTIPVFHLHAFRLVLPSELRAIEENCEAFVGRDRPVYGILFSPEVRNCWILERFVKCHL; encoded by the coding sequence GTGATTCTTGTCCTTGACATGTGCTATCGCGCGGGCTCGCTCTCAAGATACGAGTTCGTCGACCCTGTTGCAGCAGCGCTTCGCAGAGCTGGCGCAGAGATCGATGTTCTGCATTACAGTGAGCTCGATGACCCGCATGGTTACGATAAGATCGTACTCTGCGGCACAGCTCTCAAAGACAGGCGCTGTTTTGATGATGCAGATCAGCTCTCCTGGATACGGGAATGCAAACTCCCGATGCTGGGAATATCGACTGGAGCAGCTCTCATATGCTCCATTTTGGGTGGAAGCGTGCTGCCGTATATCCACATCGGCATGGGAGACGTGAAGATCATCGCTGAGACGCCGCTGCTCGGAGAGCCGCGGACGATACCTGTGTTCCACCTCCACGCCTTTCGTCTGGTGCTTCCATCCGAATTGAGAGCCATAGAGGAGAACTGTGAGGCTTTTGTGGGACGCGATCGCCCTGTCTACGGTATTTTATTCAGCCCAGAGGTCAGAAACTGCTGGATCCTCGAGAGGTTTGTGAAGTGTCACCTGTGA
- a CDS encoding KEOPS complex subunit Pcc1: protein MRGRAEIIFELPDSEVVLNALKPELDDDLHRGRVEIRAANNGLLLTVEGDDVVSLRAALNTWLRLVRICVEMIEI from the coding sequence ATGAGGGGCCGCGCAGAGATCATCTTTGAGCTGCCGGATTCAGAGGTTGTGCTCAATGCACTGAAACCGGAGCTTGATGACGATCTCCATCGTGGAAGGGTGGAGATTCGTGCTGCGAATAATGGGTTGTTGCTGACCGTCGAGGGTGATGATGTGGTCTCCCTGAGAGCGGCCCTGAACACCTGGCTGAGGCTGGTCAGGATATGTGTGGAGATGATTGAGATATGA
- a CDS encoding prefoldin subunit beta has translation MSGELPPQVQNQLAQLQQLQQQAQALVAQKSQIELLKKEAEAAIKELDKSPDDVVVYKNVGELMLRSDKATLMTELKERVDLLDLRLKTVAKQEERIQSRFNQLQDQLRQSLGQMPPRGG, from the coding sequence ATGAGCGGAGAGTTACCCCCACAGGTGCAGAATCAGCTTGCTCAGCTGCAGCAGCTGCAGCAGCAGGCTCAAGCACTGGTTGCGCAGAAGAGCCAGATTGAACTCCTCAAGAAAGAAGCTGAGGCTGCGATCAAGGAGCTGGACAAGTCTCCGGACGATGTGGTGGTCTACAAGAATGTCGGCGAGCTCATGCTCAGATCCGACAAGGCGACGTTGATGACAGAGCTGAAGGAGAGGGTGGATCTTCTCGATCTCCGCCTGAAGACGGTTGCCAAGCAGGAGGAGCGGATACAGTCGAGGTTCAATCAGCTTCAGGACCAGCTGAGGCAGTCGCTTGGCCAGATGCCGCCAAGGGGCGGCTGA
- a CDS encoding DNA-directed RNA polymerase subunit P → MAYKCARCKRTVEVDYEYAGVRCPYCGHRILMKERPTTVKRMKAI, encoded by the coding sequence ATGGCCTACAAGTGTGCCAGGTGCAAGAGGACCGTGGAAGTTGATTATGAGTACGCAGGCGTGAGATGCCCCTACTGCGGCCACAGAATACTTATGAAGGAACGGCCGACAACCGTAAAGCGGATGAAGGCGATCTGA
- the rrp42 gene encoding exosome complex protein Rrp42: protein MSSVISEIRKDYLYNLLLRGERADGRSFTQYRPIEIERNIIKKAEGSALVKLGKTQVMVGIKIQPGEPFPDAPNRGVIVTNAELVPLASPIFEPGPPNEYGIELARVVDRGVRESGSVDLDALCIVPGEKVWIIFIDIHILDDCGNIMDASSLGAIAALLGATVPASRFGLGEDFQLPVRDIPIATTAVEFGDVVLFDPDVDEEAIADAKLTVITKADGTICGMQKSGPGMLSEDQVYRIVDIACDNAREIREKFLE, encoded by the coding sequence ATGAGCAGTGTGATATCTGAGATAAGAAAGGACTACCTGTACAACCTGCTGCTGCGCGGCGAGCGTGCAGATGGGAGATCCTTTACTCAATACAGGCCGATAGAGATCGAGAGGAACATAATAAAAAAAGCTGAAGGCAGCGCTCTTGTCAAGCTCGGAAAAACCCAGGTCATGGTCGGGATCAAGATACAGCCGGGCGAGCCGTTCCCGGACGCTCCAAACCGTGGTGTTATAGTAACGAATGCAGAGCTTGTGCCGCTGGCATCTCCGATATTCGAGCCGGGACCGCCGAACGAGTACGGAATAGAGCTCGCGCGGGTTGTCGACAGGGGAGTTCGCGAGTCTGGTTCTGTTGATCTCGATGCACTCTGCATCGTTCCCGGGGAGAAGGTCTGGATAATATTCATAGACATACACATACTGGATGACTGTGGGAATATCATGGATGCATCCAGCCTCGGCGCCATCGCAGCGCTTCTCGGAGCCACTGTGCCGGCGAGCCGGTTCGGTCTCGGCGAGGACTTCCAGCTTCCGGTCAGGGATATACCCATAGCCACGACAGCCGTCGAATTCGGGGATGTTGTTCTCTTCGATCCGGATGTGGATGAGGAGGCAATAGCCGATGCCAAGCTCACAGTGATAACAAAGGCAGACGGTACGATATGCGGGATGCAGAAGAGCGGGCCGGGGATGCTCTCTGAGGATCAGGTGTACCGCATTGTTGATATAGCATGTGATAATGCTAGGGAGATCCGAGAGAAGTTTCTGGAATGA
- a CDS encoding diphthine--ammonia ligase, translating into MSDMKLGVLFSGGKDSVFACYRAMEHEDVRCLITLISENEESYMFHTPNIGLADLVASAIGVDILKWRTPGVEEMELEDLRDAIIEARRLYGIEGIVTGAIESVYQSSRIQRICSSLDLWCFNPLWQLDQIEYLRMLRAYGFRVIVTGVFAYPLDESFLGAEIDDGMIAKLQGLQKRYGISPSGEGGELETLVLDGPIFRRRLEILRAASHFSGNRGRYVIESARLVEKPGHLNNGNA; encoded by the coding sequence ATGTCTGATATGAAACTCGGAGTTCTATTCAGCGGCGGCAAGGATTCTGTTTTCGCCTGCTACAGGGCCATGGAACATGAGGACGTACGGTGTCTGATCACCCTGATATCTGAGAATGAAGAGAGCTACATGTTCCACACCCCGAACATAGGGCTCGCGGATCTTGTGGCATCCGCCATTGGCGTTGATATCCTCAAGTGGCGAACACCGGGCGTGGAGGAGATGGAGCTGGAGGATTTGAGAGATGCGATCATCGAGGCGCGCAGGCTTTATGGCATCGAGGGGATAGTGACAGGCGCGATCGAGTCCGTCTACCAGTCATCAAGAATCCAGAGGATCTGCAGCAGCCTTGATCTCTGGTGCTTCAACCCCCTCTGGCAGCTAGATCAAATCGAGTATCTGAGGATGCTGAGAGCGTACGGCTTCAGGGTCATTGTGACAGGTGTCTTCGCGTACCCCCTTGATGAGAGCTTTCTGGGAGCGGAGATTGATGATGGGATGATAGCAAAGCTTCAGGGTCTTCAAAAAAGGTATGGAATAAGTCCCTCTGGGGAGGGTGGCGAGCTAGAGACGCTGGTGCTGGACGGGCCTATCTTCAGGAGGCGTCTTGAGATTCTCCGCGCTGCAAGCCACTTCAGCGGGAATCGGGGTAGATACGTGATCGAGTCAGCGAGGCTCGTGGAGAAGCCGGGGCATCTGAACAATGGCAATGCGTAG
- a CDS encoding chorismate mutase has translation MMGLVEHRLEVQKIDEEILRLIQKRMALAEKIYRDKAALGLSISDPDQEALVLSRAVDMATELGLDPGSIKSIFRILIDMSLQKQHGLHGEDNLP, from the coding sequence ATGATGGGCTTGGTTGAGCACAGGTTGGAGGTACAGAAAATAGACGAGGAGATATTGAGGCTGATACAGAAGCGCATGGCTCTTGCAGAGAAGATCTACAGGGATAAGGCAGCGCTCGGCCTCTCGATATCCGATCCGGATCAGGAGGCACTGGTGCTCAGCAGGGCTGTGGATATGGCCACGGAGCTCGGTCTCGATCCGGGAAGCATAAAGAGCATATTCAGGATACTCATCGACATGAGCCTCCAGAAGCAGCACGGACTTCATGGCGAGGACAACCTGCCATGA